The following are encoded together in the Pseudomonas xantholysinigenes genome:
- a CDS encoding DSD1 family PLP-dependent enzyme → MNRRNFLIGTAGAGLLLAAAGAWLRPGAEGAPHDHYFARLQRELREHGPMRPVLLIDLDRLDHNIDVVTQSVRRAGKQLRLVEKSLPAPQLLDYIARRADTHRLMSFHQPFLNHDAVRFPEADILLGKPLPARSAQLFYEAHRGPFDPARQLQWLLDTPERLGQYLALAQGLGTRLRINIELDVGLHRGGVKEAADLERMLAIIAANPRHLAFAGFMGYDPFVGMGVPGILGSPEALFAKVMALYDGFVDHARSRYPGLWRSDLTLNTAGSPSYRMHEHERTSSEVSVGSALLKPSHYDLPSLQDHQPAAYIATPVIKRTGAVQIPALDDKSAVFAWWDPNLRETFFIYGGNWLAEPESPRGLRLNGLYGRSSNQEMLNGSAAVGLQVDDQVFLRPTQSEAILLQFGDLLAVRDGRIVERWPVYA, encoded by the coding sequence ATGAACAGACGTAATTTCCTGATCGGCACGGCCGGCGCCGGCTTGCTGCTGGCGGCTGCCGGGGCCTGGCTGCGCCCCGGCGCCGAGGGCGCGCCGCATGACCACTACTTCGCCAGGCTGCAGCGCGAGCTGCGCGAGCACGGGCCGATGCGCCCGGTGCTGCTGATCGACCTCGACCGCCTGGACCACAACATCGACGTGGTGACCCAGTCGGTACGCCGCGCCGGCAAGCAGCTGCGGCTGGTGGAGAAGTCGCTGCCGGCGCCGCAGCTGCTCGACTACATTGCCCGGCGCGCCGACACCCACCGCCTCATGTCGTTTCACCAGCCGTTCCTCAATCACGACGCGGTGCGTTTCCCCGAGGCCGACATTCTGCTCGGCAAGCCGTTGCCGGCGCGCTCGGCGCAGCTGTTCTACGAAGCGCACCGCGGCCCTTTCGACCCGGCCAGGCAATTGCAGTGGTTGCTGGACACCCCCGAGCGGCTGGGGCAGTACCTGGCGTTGGCCCAGGGGCTGGGTACCCGGCTGCGGATCAATATCGAGCTGGATGTCGGCCTGCACCGGGGCGGGGTGAAGGAGGCTGCGGACCTTGAGCGGATGCTGGCCATCATCGCCGCCAATCCTCGGCACCTGGCCTTCGCGGGCTTCATGGGCTACGACCCCTTCGTCGGCATGGGGGTGCCGGGCATCCTCGGTTCGCCAGAGGCGCTGTTCGCCAAGGTCATGGCTTTGTACGATGGCTTCGTCGACCACGCTCGCAGCCGCTATCCAGGGTTGTGGCGCTCGGACCTGACCCTCAATACCGCCGGCAGCCCGAGCTACCGCATGCACGAGCACGAGCGTACCAGCAGCGAGGTGTCGGTGGGCTCGGCCTTGCTCAAGCCCAGCCACTATGACCTGCCGTCGTTGCAGGACCATCAGCCGGCAGCCTATATCGCCACGCCGGTGATCAAGCGCACGGGGGCGGTGCAGATTCCGGCGCTGGACGACAAGTCGGCGGTGTTCGCCTGGTGGGACCCGAACCTGCGCGAAACCTTCTTCATCTATGGCGGCAACTGGCTGGCCGAGCCGGAGTCGCCCAGGGGGCTGCGGCTCAACGGCCTGTACGGGCGCAGCTCCAACCAGGAGATGCTCAACGGCTCGGCGGCGGTGGGCTTGCAGGTTGACGACCAGGTGTTCCTGCGGCCCACCCAGTCCGAGGCGATCCTGCTGCAGTTCGGCGACTTGCTGGCGGTGCGCGATGGGCGGATCGTCGAGCGCTGGCCGGTGTATGCGTAG
- the uvrC gene encoding excinuclease ABC subunit UvrC: MSQTFDASAFLATCSGRPGVYRMFDGEARLLYVGKAKNLKKRLASYFRKTGLAPKTAALVARIAQVETTITANETEALLLEQTLIKEWRPPYNILLRDDKSYPYVFLSDGEFPRLGIHRGAKKAKGRYFGPYPSAGAIRESLSLLQKAFSVRQCEDSYYANRTRPCLQYQIKRCKGPCVGLVEPAEYAEDVRHSVMFLEGRSQQLGNELNAEMEAAAMTLNFERAAELRDQVALLRRVQDQQYMEGGSGDVDVVAAFVNPGGACVHLISVRGGRVLGSKHFFPQVGIEEEVAEVMAAFLSQYYLGNAERELPGELIVNVQHEDFAAITEAVQTLRGRELAISHRVRGTRARWQQLAVTNAEQALNARLANRQHMAARFEALAQVLGLDEVPQRLECYDISHSSGEATVASCVVFGPEGPLKSDYRRFNIEGVTAGDDYAAMHQALMRRYGRIKDGEGKLPDVLLVDGGKGQLNMARDVMQELGLSDLTLLGVAKGVTRKAGFETLYLNDVAHEFTLKGDSPALHLIQQIRDEAHRFAITGHRARRGKARRTSSLEDVAGVGPKRRRDLLKHFGGLQELNRASIDEIAKAPGISKKLAESIYASLHSE, from the coding sequence ATGTCTCAAACCTTTGACGCAAGCGCGTTCCTGGCGACCTGCAGCGGTCGCCCGGGCGTGTACCGGATGTTCGACGGCGAAGCCCGCCTGCTGTACGTGGGCAAGGCCAAGAACCTCAAGAAACGCCTGGCCAGTTACTTTCGCAAGACTGGCCTGGCGCCGAAGACGGCTGCCCTGGTAGCGCGCATTGCCCAGGTCGAGACCACCATCACCGCCAATGAAACCGAGGCGCTGCTGCTCGAGCAGACGCTGATCAAGGAATGGCGGCCGCCCTACAACATCCTGCTGCGTGACGATAAGTCCTACCCGTACGTATTCCTCTCTGACGGCGAATTCCCGCGCCTGGGCATCCACCGTGGCGCCAAGAAGGCCAAGGGCCGCTATTTTGGCCCGTACCCCAGCGCCGGGGCTATCCGCGAGAGCCTGAGCCTGTTGCAGAAGGCCTTTTCGGTGCGCCAGTGCGAGGATAGCTACTACGCCAACCGCACCCGTCCATGCCTGCAGTACCAGATCAAGCGCTGCAAGGGCCCGTGCGTCGGCCTGGTGGAACCTGCGGAGTACGCCGAGGATGTGCGCCATTCGGTGATGTTCCTCGAAGGCCGCAGCCAGCAACTGGGCAACGAGCTCAACGCCGAGATGGAAGCGGCGGCCATGACCCTGAATTTCGAGAGAGCCGCCGAGCTGCGCGACCAGGTTGCCTTGCTGCGCCGGGTCCAGGACCAGCAGTACATGGAGGGCGGCTCGGGCGATGTCGATGTGGTGGCCGCCTTCGTCAACCCGGGTGGTGCATGCGTGCACCTGATCAGCGTGCGCGGCGGGCGGGTGCTGGGTAGCAAGCATTTCTTCCCCCAGGTGGGCATCGAGGAAGAGGTGGCCGAAGTCATGGCGGCATTCCTCTCCCAGTACTACCTGGGCAACGCCGAGCGCGAGCTGCCGGGCGAGCTGATCGTCAACGTGCAGCATGAAGACTTCGCCGCCATCACCGAGGCCGTGCAGACCTTGCGCGGCCGCGAGCTGGCCATCAGCCACCGGGTGCGCGGCACCCGGGCGCGCTGGCAGCAGTTGGCGGTGACCAACGCCGAGCAGGCCCTCAACGCCCGCCTGGCCAACCGCCAGCACATGGCCGCGCGTTTCGAGGCGCTGGCCCAGGTGCTGGGCCTTGACGAAGTGCCACAGCGCCTGGAGTGCTACGACATCAGTCACTCCAGCGGCGAGGCCACGGTGGCCAGTTGCGTGGTGTTCGGCCCCGAGGGCCCGCTTAAATCCGACTACCGCCGTTTCAATATCGAAGGCGTTACCGCCGGCGACGACTACGCGGCCATGCACCAGGCGCTGATGCGCCGCTACGGGCGCATCAAGGACGGCGAGGGCAAGCTGCCCGACGTGCTGCTGGTGGACGGTGGCAAGGGCCAGCTGAACATGGCCCGGGACGTGATGCAGGAACTCGGCCTGAGCGACCTCACCTTGCTCGGCGTGGCCAAGGGCGTGACCCGCAAGGCCGGATTCGAAACCCTGTACCTCAACGACGTGGCCCATGAATTCACCCTCAAGGGCGACTCCCCGGCGCTGCACCTGATCCAGCAGATCCGCGACGAGGCCCACCGTTTTGCCATCACCGGCCACCGCGCCCGGCGCGGCAAGGCCCGGCGCACCTCGAGCCTGGAGGATGTGGCCGGGGTAGGGCCCAAGCGTCGTCGCGACCTGCTGAAACATTTCGGCGGCCTGCAGGAGCTCAACCGCGCCAGCATCGATGAGATCGCCAAGGCCCCCGGCATCAGTAAAAAGCTTGCCGAGTCGATTTATGCCAGCCTGCATAGCGAGTAG
- a CDS encoding PilZ domain-containing protein, which yields MSTSNTPSAPGKTAANIVHEAIDERQYVRTRMNARVRLSGSGREPFEADLQDISLGGIGLLHTAPLTIGALYDASIQLRLNQVDLSIDGKVRIVSQRGQEVGAQFVDLDAQKRDILRYLISAYLSGEIADINGLFNVMQRENYIKERKHKQAHARTPGERLKALAGTALYTAAGLAALGFVGYKGYLLFFRIPALQATVATNAQVISMPDNGYVKYLLPAGATEVQAGQPLASISTQLATQLNTPADIKALADLAPADMQALLGRATFETVINSPCDCQVYYPSPPLDGFGYKAAPMMHLLPKDQGLFVRANVPFDKLADVSRVRSVDLQVFGLDQHYSGKVVDARSDEVNRNLALTIQPDQPLPAAAYQKAVAVDLYLGLPFGSGN from the coding sequence ATGAGTACTTCGAATACCCCATCGGCCCCGGGCAAGACGGCGGCCAACATCGTCCACGAAGCCATCGACGAGCGTCAGTACGTGCGCACCCGGATGAACGCCCGGGTGCGCCTGTCCGGCAGCGGCCGCGAGCCCTTCGAGGCCGACCTGCAGGACATCTCGCTGGGTGGCATCGGCCTCTTGCACACGGCGCCGCTGACCATCGGCGCGCTGTACGACGCCTCGATCCAGCTGCGCCTGAACCAGGTCGACCTGTCGATCGACGGCAAGGTGCGCATCGTCTCCCAGCGTGGCCAGGAGGTCGGCGCCCAGTTCGTCGACCTCGACGCGCAGAAACGCGACATCCTGCGCTACCTGATCAGCGCCTACCTGTCTGGCGAAATCGCCGACATCAACGGCCTGTTCAACGTGATGCAGCGCGAGAACTACATCAAGGAGCGCAAGCACAAGCAGGCCCATGCGCGCACCCCGGGCGAGCGCCTCAAGGCCCTGGCCGGCACCGCGCTGTATACGGCCGCGGGCCTGGCCGCGCTGGGCTTCGTCGGCTACAAGGGCTACCTGCTGTTCTTCCGTATCCCGGCGCTGCAGGCCACCGTGGCGACCAACGCCCAGGTGATCAGCATGCCGGACAACGGCTATGTGAAATACCTGCTGCCTGCCGGCGCCACCGAGGTCCAGGCCGGCCAGCCGCTGGCGAGCATCTCCACGCAACTGGCCACCCAACTCAACACACCGGCGGACATCAAGGCCCTGGCCGATCTCGCCCCTGCCGACATGCAGGCGCTGCTGGGGCGCGCCACGTTCGAGACGGTGATCAACAGCCCGTGCGACTGCCAGGTCTACTACCCCTCGCCGCCCCTCGACGGCTTCGGCTACAAGGCCGCGCCGATGATGCACCTGCTGCCCAAGGACCAGGGCCTGTTCGTGCGCGCCAACGTGCCGTTCGACAAGCTTGCCGATGTCAGCCGCGTGCGCTCGGTGGACCTGCAGGTGTTCGGCCTGGACCAGCACTACTCCGGCAAGGTGGTGGACGCCCGCTCCGACGAGGTCAACCGCAACCTGGCCCTGACCATCCAACCGGACCAGCCCTTGCCCGCGGCGGCCTACCAGAAAGCCGTGGCCGTCGACCTGTACCTGGGCCTGCCGTTCGGCAGCGGCAACTGA
- a CDS encoding glycosyltransferase, which yields MERQQQRPFAAPAHLRAAARFCAWALLAGLIALASQMVAPQYLDPNHHLFIFIIGTLGLWRYGNAIVHYLRGMYFLHWRFPRLRRQVERLGDAALPSHLFMVVTSFRIPTHTTFKVYQSVFQEVQRLAVPCTVIASIVEKGDEQFIKDIMRNEVRGRDDINLVIVRARGTGKRDGLAHAFRALSRQMPLDDAVVGVVDGDTMMLPGCVERAVSLFALLPTVGGLTTNEFCEVEGSRWMRQWHAMRFVQRHINMCSMALSRRVLTLTGRLSFFRAGVMTDPAFIRDVEADFLEHWRLGRFQFLTGDDKSSWLSLMRAGWDTFYVPDSHTLTVEHPPSDSFWVATRQLMFRWYGNSLRQNFRATALLGRARLGLFTLYVLLDQRVSMWTCLMGLTASLVAGLVFGIQYLLVYLFWVLVSRSLVTVLFVFAGHPVSPMYPFVLYYNQIVGSLMKVYAMFHMDQQRWTRQQTTLANGSVDFDARLNRWSSKAMLCASIAIFFGVITVLLELTQR from the coding sequence ATGGAACGACAGCAACAGCGGCCCTTCGCGGCCCCGGCCCACTTGCGCGCGGCCGCCCGCTTCTGCGCCTGGGCGCTGCTCGCCGGGCTGATCGCGCTGGCCTCGCAGATGGTCGCGCCGCAGTACCTGGACCCCAACCACCACTTGTTCATCTTCATCATCGGCACCCTGGGCCTGTGGCGCTACGGCAACGCCATCGTCCACTACCTGCGCGGCATGTATTTCCTGCACTGGCGCTTCCCGCGCCTGCGTCGCCAGGTCGAGCGCCTGGGCGACGCGGCGCTGCCCTCGCACCTGTTCATGGTGGTGACCAGCTTTCGCATCCCCACCCATACCACCTTCAAGGTGTACCAGTCGGTGTTCCAGGAAGTGCAACGGCTGGCGGTGCCCTGCACGGTGATCGCCTCGATCGTCGAAAAGGGCGACGAGCAGTTCATCAAGGACATCATGCGCAACGAAGTACGCGGGCGCGACGATATCAACCTGGTGATCGTCCGCGCCCGCGGCACCGGCAAGCGTGACGGCCTGGCCCACGCCTTCCGCGCGCTGTCGCGGCAGATGCCGCTGGATGACGCGGTGGTCGGCGTGGTCGACGGCGACACCATGATGCTGCCTGGCTGCGTCGAGCGCGCGGTCTCGCTGTTTGCCCTGCTGCCCACGGTCGGCGGCCTGACCACCAACGAGTTCTGCGAGGTCGAGGGCAGCCGCTGGATGCGCCAGTGGCACGCGATGCGCTTCGTCCAGCGGCACATCAACATGTGCTCGATGGCCCTGTCGCGCCGGGTGCTAACCCTTACCGGGCGGCTGTCGTTCTTCCGTGCCGGGGTGATGACCGACCCGGCGTTCATCCGCGATGTCGAGGCGGACTTCCTCGAGCACTGGCGCCTGGGTCGCTTCCAGTTCCTCACCGGCGATGACAAGTCTAGCTGGCTGAGTCTGATGCGCGCCGGCTGGGACACTTTCTACGTGCCCGACAGCCACACCCTGACCGTGGAGCATCCGCCCAGCGACAGCTTCTGGGTCGCCACCCGCCAGCTGATGTTCCGTTGGTACGGCAACTCGCTGCGGCAGAACTTCCGCGCCACCGCCCTGCTCGGCCGCGCCCGCCTGGGCCTGTTCACCCTGTACGTGCTGCTCGACCAGCGGGTGTCGATGTGGACCTGCCTGATGGGCCTGACCGCCTCACTGGTGGCCGGCCTGGTGTTCGGCATCCAGTACCTGCTGGTGTACCTGTTCTGGGTGCTGGTCTCGCGCAGCCTGGTGACGGTGCTGTTCGTCTTCGCCGGGCACCCGGTCAGCCCGATGTACCCGTTCGTTCTCTATTACAACCAGATCGTCGGCTCGCTGATGAAGGTCTACGCGATGTTCCACATGGACCAGCAGCGCTGGACCCGGCAGCAGACCACCCTGGCCAATGGCAGCGTCGACTTCGACGCGCGCCTGAACCGCTGGTCCTCGAAGGCAATGCTGTGCGCGTCCATCGCGATCTTCTTCGGGGTCATCACCGTTTTGCTCGAACTCACGCAACGTTAA
- the gacA gene encoding response regulator transcription factor GacA, which translates to MIRVLVVDDHDLVRTGITRMLADIDGLQVVGEADSGEAALKLARELKPDVVLMDVKMPGIGGLEATRKLLRSHPDTKVVAVTVCEEDPFPTRLLQAGAAGYLTKGAGLDEMVQAIRLAFAGQRYISPQIAQQLALKSFQPQGSPFDALSEREIQIALMIVGCQKVQIISDKLCLSPKTVNTYRYRIFEKLSVTSDVELTLLAVRHGMVDASL; encoded by the coding sequence TTGATTAGGGTCCTGGTGGTCGATGACCACGATCTGGTACGTACAGGCATCACCCGCATGCTCGCCGATATCGATGGCCTGCAAGTGGTGGGCGAGGCGGACTCGGGTGAGGCCGCCCTCAAGCTTGCCCGCGAGCTCAAGCCGGATGTGGTCCTGATGGACGTGAAGATGCCGGGGATCGGTGGCCTGGAGGCGACGCGCAAATTGCTGCGCAGCCACCCGGACACCAAAGTGGTCGCGGTGACCGTCTGCGAGGAAGACCCGTTCCCGACCCGGCTGCTGCAGGCCGGTGCGGCGGGTTACCTGACCAAGGGCGCGGGGCTTGACGAAATGGTCCAGGCCATTCGCCTGGCGTTCGCCGGCCAGCGCTACATCAGCCCGCAGATCGCCCAGCAGCTGGCGCTCAAGTCGTTCCAGCCGCAGGGGTCGCCGTTCGATGCGCTGTCCGAGCGGGAAATCCAGATCGCGTTGATGATCGTCGGCTGCCAGAAGGTGCAGATCATCTCTGACAAGTTGTGTCTGTCGCCCAAGACCGTCAATACTTACCGGTATCGAATCTTCGAGAAACTCTCGGTCACCAGCGACGTCGAACTGACCTTGCTGGCTGTCCGTCACGGTATGGTCGACGCCAGTCTGTAA
- a CDS encoding D-arabinono-1,4-lactone oxidase yields the protein MSSHPALAQLLRAPRLIPWRNWSGAQSCLPEARLAPQSLDELAQAIRLAPGKVRPVGSGHSFSALVPTDGTLVSLGNFNGLLDHDSATLQAEFAAGTPMSAMGAALKAVGQALPNMADIAYQTLAGAIATSTHGTGVGFGSYSSQVSGLQLVTASGEVLDCDSRRHPEVFAAARVSLGALGVATRIRLQNREAFRLRERLWIARTDELLEDVQKNTRENQHWEMLVITHSDYALSIALNETKDAVTPAEETAGGSGNQFVGLIEKLDKYGSDFPAARRTLLNNLRHIASFDERVNDSYAIFSNVRNVRFHEMEYSVPAEQGPACLREILALIRERDLPTWFPIEYRYVKADDIPLSMFEGRDSCSISVHQHYSMDYHNFFAAIEPIFWKYAGRPHWGKLHSLNARTLQPLYPRWKDFTEVRQALDPTGKFLNAHLASIFGVA from the coding sequence CTGTCCTCCCATCCGGCACTGGCGCAACTGCTGCGCGCGCCACGGCTGATTCCCTGGCGCAACTGGTCCGGCGCGCAGAGCTGCCTGCCCGAGGCGCGGCTGGCACCGCAGAGCCTCGACGAGCTGGCCCAGGCCATCCGTCTGGCCCCCGGCAAAGTGCGCCCGGTTGGTTCAGGGCACTCCTTCAGTGCCTTGGTGCCCACCGACGGCACCCTGGTGTCGCTGGGCAACTTCAACGGTCTGCTCGACCACGACTCCGCCACCCTGCAGGCCGAATTCGCCGCCGGCACGCCGATGTCGGCGATGGGCGCGGCGCTCAAGGCGGTTGGCCAGGCGCTGCCGAACATGGCCGATATCGCCTACCAGACCCTGGCCGGCGCGATCGCCACCTCGACCCATGGCACCGGTGTCGGTTTTGGCTCGTATTCCTCGCAGGTCAGCGGCCTGCAGTTGGTCACGGCCAGCGGCGAAGTGCTCGACTGCGACAGCCGCCGGCACCCCGAGGTGTTCGCCGCGGCGCGGGTCTCCCTCGGCGCGCTGGGCGTGGCCACCCGCATTCGCCTGCAGAACCGCGAGGCCTTCCGCCTGCGCGAGCGGCTATGGATCGCCCGTACCGATGAGTTGCTGGAGGATGTGCAAAAGAACACCCGGGAAAACCAGCACTGGGAAATGCTGGTGATCACCCATTCCGACTACGCCTTGTCCATCGCCCTCAACGAAACCAAGGACGCTGTCACCCCGGCCGAGGAAACGGCTGGCGGCAGTGGCAACCAATTCGTCGGCCTGATCGAGAAACTCGACAAATACGGCAGTGACTTTCCCGCCGCGCGGCGGACCTTGCTCAACAACCTGCGGCATATCGCCAGCTTCGACGAGCGGGTCAACGATTCGTACGCGATCTTCTCCAATGTGCGCAACGTGCGCTTCCACGAGATGGAGTACTCGGTACCTGCCGAACAGGGGCCTGCCTGCTTGCGCGAGATCCTCGCGCTGATCCGCGAGCGTGACTTGCCGACCTGGTTCCCCATCGAGTACCGCTACGTCAAGGCCGACGATATCCCGCTGAGCATGTTCGAGGGGCGTGACAGCTGCTCGATCTCGGTGCACCAGCACTACAGCATGGACTACCACAACTTCTTCGCCGCCATCGAGCCGATCTTCTGGAAATACGCCGGGCGCCCGCACTGGGGCAAGTTGCACAGCCTCAATGCGCGCACCCTGCAGCCGTTGTATCCGCGCTGGAAGGATTTCACCGAGGTGCGCCAGGCACTGGACCCGACGGGCAAGTTCCTCAATGCCCACCTGGCCTCGATCTTCGGCGTGGCCTGA
- a CDS encoding helix-turn-helix domain-containing protein yields MNGFGPRLREERERLGLTQRIFGDIGGVEPNAQGKYESGERTPRMDYLAAVASRGVDALYVLSGVHTPAPLDSLTADEDRLLGAFRRLPEADQAAVWHLLNRLAGETGGQDVLRIRRPDRQAYFHDALR; encoded by the coding sequence ATGAACGGATTCGGTCCGCGGCTCAGAGAAGAGCGCGAGCGGTTGGGGCTGACCCAGCGTATCTTCGGCGACATCGGGGGCGTCGAACCCAACGCCCAGGGCAAGTACGAAAGCGGCGAGCGCACGCCGCGCATGGATTACCTGGCGGCCGTGGCCAGCCGCGGCGTCGATGCCCTGTATGTATTGAGCGGCGTGCATACCCCGGCCCCCCTGGACAGCCTGACCGCCGACGAAGACCGTCTGCTCGGCGCCTTCCGCCGTTTGCCCGAGGCCGACCAGGCCGCGGTCTGGCACCTGCTCAACCGCCTGGCCGGTGAAACCGGTGGCCAGGATGTACTGCGGATCCGCCGTCCCGACCGTCAGGCATATTTCCATGACGCTTTGCGCTAG
- a CDS encoding c-type cytochrome has protein sequence MPRLPTLLPAAALTTLVLLLGGCRDDSEPAATLAAPTDPALAALYASTCQTCHANPASGAPLAGDTAAWAPRLAQGAERLLEHSINGYQGMPPMGLCMQCSEAQFLALIGYMSGQPLH, from the coding sequence ATGCCGCGCCTTCCAACACTGCTGCCCGCAGCCGCGCTGACCACCCTTGTTCTGTTGCTCGGCGGTTGCCGCGACGACAGCGAGCCCGCCGCCACCCTGGCCGCCCCCACCGACCCGGCGCTGGCCGCGTTGTATGCCAGCACCTGCCAGACCTGCCACGCCAACCCCGCTTCCGGCGCGCCGCTGGCAGGCGACACGGCGGCCTGGGCACCGCGCCTGGCCCAGGGTGCAGAACGTCTGTTGGAGCACAGTATCAACGGCTATCAAGGCATGCCGCCCATGGGCCTGTGCATGCAGTGCAGCGAGGCGCAGTTCCTCGCACTGATTGGCTACATGTCCGGCCAGCCCCTCCACTGA
- a CDS encoding nucleotide sugar dehydrogenase, translating into MNISIFGLGYVGAVCAGCLSARGHQVLGVDVDQAKIDMINQGRSPIVEPGLEQLLLDGVRQGRLRGTTDVQAAILASELSLLCVGTPSKHNGDLDLVYMEAVCREIGAALRDKASRHTVVVRSTVLPGTVNNVVIPTLEQASGKKAGIDFGVAVNPEFLRESTAIQDYDFPAMTVIGELDKASGDLLETLYQGLDAPVIRKSVEVAELIKYTCNVWHATKVSFANEIGNIAKASGVDGREVMDVVCQDYKLNLSRYYLRPGFAFGGSCLPKDVRALTYRASQLDVAHPLLASIMDSNRHQVRQAFELVTRPGKRRIALLGLAFKAGSDDLRESPLLTLAEQLIGKGYELSIYDANVEHARRHGANRQYIEQQIPHVSALLRSDLQQVIDEAEVIVLGNNDERFARALDAGAGKQVVDLVGFMNGTSDSQHQGICW; encoded by the coding sequence ATGAACATCAGTATCTTCGGACTCGGTTATGTAGGCGCGGTTTGCGCCGGGTGCTTGTCGGCACGTGGGCACCAGGTGCTGGGCGTGGACGTCGACCAGGCGAAGATCGACATGATCAACCAGGGCCGCTCCCCCATCGTCGAGCCGGGCCTGGAGCAACTGCTGCTCGACGGCGTGCGCCAGGGCCGCCTGCGCGGCACCACCGATGTGCAGGCGGCGATCCTGGCCAGCGAGCTGTCGCTGCTGTGCGTGGGCACGCCCAGCAAGCACAACGGCGACCTCGACCTTGTGTACATGGAAGCCGTATGCCGCGAAATCGGCGCCGCCCTGCGCGACAAGGCCAGCCGCCATACCGTGGTGGTGCGCAGCACGGTACTGCCGGGCACGGTGAACAACGTGGTGATCCCGACCCTGGAACAGGCTTCGGGCAAGAAGGCCGGCATCGACTTCGGCGTCGCGGTCAACCCGGAATTCCTGCGCGAAAGCACGGCGATCCAGGACTACGACTTCCCCGCCATGACCGTGATCGGCGAACTGGACAAAGCCTCCGGCGACCTCCTCGAGACGCTGTACCAGGGCCTGGATGCCCCGGTGATCCGCAAGTCGGTCGAGGTCGCCGAACTGATCAAATACACCTGCAACGTCTGGCACGCCACCAAGGTCAGCTTCGCCAACGAGATCGGCAACATCGCCAAGGCCTCGGGCGTGGATGGGCGCGAAGTGATGGACGTGGTCTGCCAGGACTACAAGCTCAACCTCTCACGCTACTACCTGCGCCCGGGCTTCGCCTTCGGCGGCTCGTGCCTGCCCAAGGACGTGCGCGCCCTCACCTATCGCGCCAGCCAGCTGGACGTCGCCCACCCGCTGCTGGCCTCGATCATGGACAGCAACCGCCACCAGGTGCGCCAGGCCTTCGAGCTGGTGACCCGCCCCGGCAAGCGACGCATCGCCCTGCTCGGCCTGGCCTTCAAGGCCGGCAGCGACGACCTGCGCGAGAGCCCGCTGCTGACCCTGGCCGAGCAACTGATCGGCAAGGGCTATGAGCTGAGCATCTACGACGCCAACGTCGAGCACGCCCGTCGCCATGGCGCCAACCGCCAGTACATCGAGCAGCAGATCCCCCATGTCAGCGCCCTGCTGCGCAGCGACCTGCAACAAGTGATCGACGAAGCCGAGGTGATCGTGCTGGGCAACAACGACGAGCGCTTCGCCCGTGCCCTGGATGCCGGCGCCGGCAAGCAGGTGGTCGACCTGGTCGGGTTCATGAACGGCACCAGCGACAGCCAGCACCAGGGCATCTGCTGGTAA
- the pgsA gene encoding CDP-diacylglycerol--glycerol-3-phosphate 3-phosphatidyltransferase, whose translation MNIPNLLTVLRVLLIPIFILLFYVPYHWSYMAASTVFAIAAATDWLDGYLARRLQQSTPFGAFLDPVADKLMVAVALVLLVQVHANFWLTLPAAVIIGREIVVSALREWMAELGARAHVAVSNLGKWKTAAQMLALVILLANPPVLTFWVVLGYGLLLVAAGLTLVSMAHYLLAAWPHLREGSEQK comes from the coding sequence ATGAATATTCCAAACCTGCTCACCGTTCTACGCGTCCTGCTCATTCCGATCTTCATCCTGCTGTTCTATGTGCCCTATCACTGGAGCTACATGGCTGCCAGCACGGTGTTCGCCATCGCCGCCGCCACCGACTGGCTGGACGGCTACCTGGCCCGTCGCCTGCAGCAGAGCACGCCGTTCGGCGCCTTCCTCGACCCGGTGGCCGACAAGCTGATGGTGGCCGTGGCCCTGGTGTTGCTGGTGCAGGTGCACGCCAACTTCTGGCTGACCCTGCCGGCGGCGGTGATCATCGGCCGCGAGATCGTGGTCTCGGCGCTGCGCGAGTGGATGGCCGAGCTGGGGGCGCGCGCCCATGTGGCGGTGTCGAACCTGGGCAAGTGGAAAACCGCCGCGCAGATGCTGGCGCTGGTGATCCTGCTGGCCAACCCACCAGTGCTGACCTTCTGGGTGGTGCTGGGCTATGGCCTGCTGCTGGTGGCGGCGGGGCTGACCCTGGTGTCGATGGCGCACTACCTGCTGGCCGCCTGGCCGCACCTGCGCGAAGGTTCGGAGCAGAAGTAA